From Pongo pygmaeus isolate AG05252 chromosome 2, NHGRI_mPonPyg2-v2.0_pri, whole genome shotgun sequence, a single genomic window includes:
- the NAA50 gene encoding N-alpha-acetyltransferase 50 isoform X1, translating into MKGSRIELGDVTPHNIKQLKRLNQVIFPVSYNDKFYKDVLEVGELAKLAYFNDIAVGAVCCRVDHSQNQKRLYIMTLGCLAPYRRLGIGTKMLNHVLNICEKDGTFDNIYLHVQISNESAIDFYRKFGFEIIETKKNYYKRIEPADAHVLQKNLKVPSGQNADVQKTDN; encoded by the exons TAGCCGGATCGAGCTGGGAGATGTGACACCACACAATATTAAACAGTTGAAAAGATTGAATCAGGTCATCTTTCCAGTCAGCTACAATGACAAGTTCTACAAGGATGTGCTGGAGGTTGGCGAGCTAGCAAAACTTG CCTATTTCAATGATATTGCTGTAGGTGCGGTATGCTGTAGGGTGGATCATTCACAGAATCAGAAGAGACTTTACATCATGACACTAGGATGTCTGGCACCTTACCGAAGGCTAGGAATAG GAACTAAAATGTTAAATCATGTCTTAAACATCTGTGAAAAAGATGGTACTTTTGACAACATTTATCt GCATGTCCAGATCAGCAATGAGTCGGCAATTGACTTCTACAGGAAGTTTGGCTTTGAGATTATTGAGACAAAGAAGAACTACTATAAGAGGATAGAGCCCGCAGATGCTCATGTGCTGCAGAAAAACCTCAAAGTTCCTTCTGGTCAGAATGCAGATGTGCAAAAGACAGACAACTGA
- the NAA50 gene encoding N-alpha-acetyltransferase 50 isoform X2: protein MKGRIELGDVTPHNIKQLKRLNQVIFPVSYNDKFYKDVLEVGELAKLAYFNDIAVGAVCCRVDHSQNQKRLYIMTLGCLAPYRRLGIGTKMLNHVLNICEKDGTFDNIYLHVQISNESAIDFYRKFGFEIIETKKNYYKRIEPADAHVLQKNLKVPSGQNADVQKTDN, encoded by the exons CCGGATCGAGCTGGGAGATGTGACACCACACAATATTAAACAGTTGAAAAGATTGAATCAGGTCATCTTTCCAGTCAGCTACAATGACAAGTTCTACAAGGATGTGCTGGAGGTTGGCGAGCTAGCAAAACTTG CCTATTTCAATGATATTGCTGTAGGTGCGGTATGCTGTAGGGTGGATCATTCACAGAATCAGAAGAGACTTTACATCATGACACTAGGATGTCTGGCACCTTACCGAAGGCTAGGAATAG GAACTAAAATGTTAAATCATGTCTTAAACATCTGTGAAAAAGATGGTACTTTTGACAACATTTATCt GCATGTCCAGATCAGCAATGAGTCGGCAATTGACTTCTACAGGAAGTTTGGCTTTGAGATTATTGAGACAAAGAAGAACTACTATAAGAGGATAGAGCCCGCAGATGCTCATGTGCTGCAGAAAAACCTCAAAGTTCCTTCTGGTCAGAATGCAGATGTGCAAAAGACAGACAACTGA